The following is a genomic window from Branchiostoma lanceolatum isolate klBraLanc5 chromosome 10, klBraLanc5.hap2, whole genome shotgun sequence.
GCTTAGCTGAAAACACAAGCCATGGCTTGGCCACAAATTGTAACTTCTAGCTATCGAAAAAGAGTCATGCTGTAGTCAGCCACTTTACCCTTTTTTTTGCTATaggcatatactgtacatgtacaacttacaTATTGTAGAACAAATCACCAACACCTgccatgtaaacattgcaattGTTACTGATGAGCCCCCTAGTGTACAAATCCAGTACTCCACCATTTTACAAATTACCTGTCACAGTGCTGGTTCCAGTTGGAGAAGCCGGCAGCTCAAACTCTGCCAGGTCTGGAGACGATGGTTCATTTCCTTGTGGGCTGCTGGGCACTTCTTGTTCGTTGTCCATCCGCCCTTTGCTGGAGTTGAGAGCAAGAGTTGGGCCTGGAAAAAATGTTATCGCAGTAATACATTTAACAATTTTTCAACAAGGCTTGTAGGCTAGCAAAATTTTGTGTCTAAGTGATACAGGTTGAAATACTGTGGTTAAAATTTAACTAAGAAAAATCCATTCAAAAGTAAGACATATATTACATCacgtatatagatacagatacatgtacatgtaatccctAGGAGTGCTAGGACAGTTATCCACCCTTTTCTATGGCTTCCCAGTAGCATATACAGCATGCAAGTATGTGGGAGggcacactcacactcactcactcactatccggttaaAAGTCTTCTGCATTGGTTATtaaatactagtatattatCAAAGTTGTCAAACAGGTGCAAAATATGTCAGGATACTGAATCATCCACATCTTTAAAATCCATCGATCATCTCGCCATTGAGTACATGCAATAGCATTTTACGAAGATGAACAACAGTAAAGGATAGAAATTGTGTATACTGATAAAGCATCATGccgggattaaaaaaaaaaaacagtgagaGAGGCATATAAAGCAAATCTTGTCTTTACCTGTTGCATGAGTCTTGAAGCGATTCTTTATTTGCTTTATCAAATCCATTCTGCTGCCTTTTGTTTCACTGGGAACAGCACACTGGGCTAAATTGTGGAAAGGAATGAAAAGTccattattatataatatatgattTAAAATGTCAGATAATGTGCTGCTGTTGTTAATTGATTTAGCAACAACCCTAATCTGGATATGTCAACTGGTTTAACTGCCATTCAGTGTAACTCATAATCAtgacaccagctttgcaggcatgtggGAATAGAACCCCTTCCATCTGTCACACCTAAGGTAAAGCAgccatcctcaactgaggtgaagcatgatgctttttccagtacatgtagctagcggttgtgcaatgcggctttgccacggctcgcgtttttggccaagcacactgagtcacccctactcttcttgataagtgtgttgggttcttttatgtgcagaggtttgacacttgaggcttacgcccaaagctccctcatacacggggccctCGGCTTTACATCactatccgaaatgacaaaCCTAAATCATAATCTAAGGTGGTTGCATCAAACATTTTCGAACAAATAAGTTTATTTTTCGTATCTTTATGAGGCTTCTTCAGTTTGCAAATTTAGCAGAAATAATTTGTAACTTtacccttcttcttcttcttgcttaGCCCCATTGAATAACATGGTTGCTCCTGTCAAACTATAAAAATGGACTACACAACACAAAAGcatgcaactggataagttaTGTCACTTGAATAATTGTTGTAATttgcgtatctcattacctgtaacgttacatgcacgTCTAACCTTCTTCGACGTGTAAATTAGACTGTTCAAATCAGATTTGAACTTCCAAATCACCAAGATTGtacctgacctctgacctctagtGGCAGAGAATAGCTGAAATCCGGATCAAAATGGTTTCCTACATCAAACTCTATCAGCAAATTCGAAAGCTGACTTTGACCCTGAATAACTATTGTGTCGCAATCAATGAAATAACAGAACTATTATATAAAACTGACTTCCCGATCATATTTGCCTTACCTACTGAGCGAGCTGAGTAGCTAGCTGTGCCGCGATCTCGCCAGTCCGCAGTACTGCGATAAGGAATTACCAAAATGTAGCTCTACACTTGACCTTGTTTCCAAGAAAAGTTATTCCAAGTCGTAAATTTCTGGTCACCTGCGAATCTGAAAACGACAACAATCCCTGGAAAAACGAGCACAAGCAGACGACAAGCGAGATGTCTGTGAATGATCGCCTGTCAAATTTCCCGCCGGTTTTCTGGAGATGGATTATTACATATTAAACAAAGGGGTGGCCTAATGACAATTTACTTGCTTTCATTATCAACTCTTGAGAAAATGAAGCCATTCTATGGTATTTATTACCGATTATTCTCAATAGAAGCGTATAAGTTACTTTGGATTGACTAGTTGCTGTAATTAGAAAGTCAGTTATTGCTTTCCGTAATTAGCGTTTCATCCCTACAATATTGGTATCACCCAGGTCGATCTCTTGTCTTTGACGTAAACAACTAACTTTATGCTCAAAGTATGCAAAAATGGTGCACGCGAATCTTGTGGTTTTCCCCAGAATAGTCGTTGAATATCTTAGTCACCAAAATTTGATACATGACAATCGATAGGATCAAAGCAAACTAAGGAAATATTCCGCAAAACATTCCGATTCCATTTTCATCTGGTCGGCGCCATATTTTTGGCAAATTGACCCCCTGACCCTAAATACAACATAACAAagctttggcaaaaaaagttatgttttctcGATATTCGAACAAGTTGAGTGCATGTCATAACGTGTCCCTCACCACTAAATCATATCATCCAGAAATAGCCAAGAAATAATAAGACATATTGGAGGTTAGATGAACAAGTATGCAAATTACACAGCATGCACATGCAAAAGAAATTTATGAAAGCGGTGATAATAGTGTGAAACTCAATAGAATAGTGAATAAAACAAACGTCGATCGactcaaaatatattttgattcATATTTATGATGGGATTTGAATTGCAAGACCTGAAATTGGAGACTAAAATAATGTCAGTTTATGTTGTTTTGCTGCGGTCTTTGGGCCTTTCATGACGCAGGCCCTCCGGTCTGCAGAACGTCTGGACCACGTCTAGTGTTCACATCGGGAGCACGGAAAAATTCACATTTCTTTCGATTTTGGCCCAAACTCACCAGTTTTGTCAGATTTTCGGACTGGGGGGACGTTGTTTCGTACATATTTGCCGCCAATTCTCGGTGAATGTCGTTCATTTAGAAGATTTCGGGCGCTGTTTGGGCTCGAGTCCGGGCCCAACCTCCTAGGCTTGTTTGCTTTCTTGTCCATACTTTTGGATATTCAATATTCAGGATATGCTAATTAGTAAGTAAGGCGcgagtttcaaatttttcagacTCGCTGGGAAAGGACCATGGCTGCCACGGAAAGTATCGTGGCAAGTCAAGAGGTGGATATTTCAATGGACATTTTGGACGGCAAGAAAACTCTTGTTGAAGTAGTGGAGGAGGTGACAGAGGGGCAATCACAGGAACTAGCCAATCATAGAAGAGACGACTTACCCCCACCGGATGCAAGAGGAGATGGGCAGAGTTTTCTACCCAGTCAGGagaaaaatggcaaaaatgGTGCAACTAGCCAACTAGTACGGCCAGGAAATCATCACGCGGATAGAAATCAGCCCTCTGGCAGGGGACACTTCAAACGTCGACACGCCAGCTCGTCCTACTTCAAACGCGGGGGACCCCACGGACCGCACCACTTGAAATGGAGACGGAAAACGGTGGAAACGGAGCCAATCGTACTGCCTAGCGACTTCTTGCTGGGCGGGAGCATCACCGATCCACTAAACCTCAACAGCATGCAGGATGAGGAAGTGAACAGGATGCTGAACGCCAATACCCCGAAGTCGTCCCCTCTCCCCAACCGTGCTGTAATAGGAGATGTTGGTCTCGTTATTCCAGGTGATGTGACAGACCCGCTGCATCTGAATCAGGAGACGCCCAAAAGCGGTAAGAAACGGAGGCACAAGCGCAGGCGTAGAAGAAGCGAGGGGGATTTGGACGACTCAGAGCACTACATCGAAGAGGAAACTACAGAAGGGATTGAAACAGAGTGTAAACCTCTCGTCATGGACTCAAAGGAGGCTGTTTCCAAAGAAGGCTGTCCTGAGCAAATTCCAGGAGGAAAAGAGAAGGAAAGAGTCTCACCAAAGGACAAAGTGTCACCCGTCTCGTTCCCCCACGGTCACAAGCGGACGCGGCACAACAGCGGAAGGACAGACGACGTACATGTCACGCCAGGCTCCGACTCAAATCACACTCCAAAACGTAGGTCAAAAAGTGGGGAGAAAGAAATGATTCCGAAGGAGGAAATCGTTTCTCCGGTTATATCTCCAGACCACGAGAAAAGAAGAGGTGTTGAGCCAACAAGGATTGTGTCCCGTGCCCTTCTCATCGAAAACCACCCGTCGAAAGACCACCGTTCGCATCGACGCACCCCTGACAAGGGAAGAGGCAACCACGTTGGTAGCCAGCACAAGAAACAACCGGAGCCAGGGGTGCCAGCCCCGCACTTTCGTACAAAAGACCAGCTTTTCCAATACGGCAACTACAGCCGGTACTACGGGTACCGCAACCCCGCCAAGGAGGAAGATGTCCGCTTGAGTTATTTCAGACCAGAGTGGTTCAAGGGCTTAGACGTGCTGGACATAGGGTGTAACGCTGGACACCTAACGCTTAGCATAGCGAGAGACTATGCTCCGAGGAAGATA
Proteins encoded in this region:
- the LOC136444008 gene encoding uncharacterized protein; its protein translation is MDLIKQIKNRFKTHATGPTLALNSSKGRMDNEQEVPSSPQGNEPSSPDLAEFELPASPTGTSTVTEDMLEEKNQKSDSEEGNKSAEKSLKLKGQKKTLLRRLTQY
- the LOC136442824 gene encoding 7SK snRNA methylphosphate capping enzyme-like, whose product is MAATESIVASQEVDISMDILDGKKTLVEVVEEVTEGQSQELANHRRDDLPPPDARGDGQSFLPSQEKNGKNGATSQLVRPGNHHADRNQPSGRGHFKRRHASSSYFKRGGPHGPHHLKWRRKTVETEPIVLPSDFLLGGSITDPLNLNSMQDEEVNRMLNANTPKSSPLPNRAVIGDVGLVIPGDVTDPLHLNQETPKSGKKRRHKRRRRRSEGDLDDSEHYIEEETTEGIETECKPLVMDSKEAVSKEGCPEQIPGGKEKERVSPKDKVSPVSFPHGHKRTRHNSGRTDDVHVTPGSDSNHTPKRRSKSGEKEMIPKEEIVSPVISPDHEKRRGVEPTRIVSRALLIENHPSKDHRSHRRTPDKGRGNHVGSQHKKQPEPGVPAPHFRTKDQLFQYGNYSRYYGYRNPAKEEDVRLSYFRPEWFKGLDVLDIGCNAGHLTLSIARDYAPRKIVGMDIDQSLIRVARRNIRHYLAPEARDSFPVSMTIQYGPMAAGGLVGEQVATQFPNNVFFTQANYAPDSDSRVQAQQPEYDVILALSLTKWIHLNWGDAAMKRTFQRVFRQLRPGGRFIVEPQPWKSYGRKKKLTERIFTNYKQIQFRPHQFVDYLLSAEVGFSSCRQLEGPRNKSKGFRRPVYMLTKAPAAPP